From the genome of Paralichthys olivaceus isolate ysfri-2021 chromosome 4, ASM2471397v2, whole genome shotgun sequence:
CATATCAGATTCTGTGATCCGGCATTAAAATATATCCATCCTATGGAAATCGTTTCCTGGTTGTTGAGATATGATGCTTATCACCCAAGTGTGGGAAAACCCACAACTGATTCACCTTAATCTGTTTTCTGGTTCTTCTACATCTGAGGGACAAATAGCATCACAAAAGCAAAATGTAATCAAAGCTCAAGGATTGATGGatcacttaaaaaaacaaacatcatatttgcctgaatgtttttattcattgtgtGATTGTAACAGTttatctttctttgtctctatcTCAGAGATGGTGTCTTTCCCCATGTCTGAGGTATTGATCAAATCCACCTGTTTCCCACAAACCACTGCATGGACTGAGTGTTCCACCACATGTGGGATGGGCGTTTCTAGCCGTGTGACCAATGACAACCCAGACTGTCGGCTGGTCAGAGAAACCAGACTATGCCAGGTCCAACTATGTGAGCTGCAGCCTCCTGTTGCTAACAAGGTATGCATAGATACATCCCCAGCAGGAAATCAAAAAATATTTGAGATACATACTAAGCATAAATTGATTTAAGGCCCATTACGTTATAATTTCATCtctatttctttaaaaagaaaaaaatgctacTCAGATGATTGTATCTGTCTATTAGAGTGATTGTAAAACATAAATGACTAAAGATTGACACTGAATCGATGAAAATTGTTTCTGTCATCCAGAAGGGGAAGAAGTGTCAGCGAACTGTACGCCCCCAGGAACCAATCAGGATCACCTTTGCTGGATGCTCAACAGCACAGCAGTACCGCCCTCGCACCTGTGGCACTTGCACAGACGGCCGCTGCTGCACGCCTTCCCACTCCCGGACCGTGAGCCTCCATTTCCACTGCCCCGACGGAGAGGGTTTCTACAGGAACGTCATGTGGATACAGCGCTGCAGTTGCAGTACAAGCTGCCATTCACACAGCAGGCCCTCTAGCCCTTCAGTCAGCCTCCACAATGACATCCACACCTTCAGACACTGAGGCTGACTCATCATGCCCGGCTCTGACCTGGCAAGCTGGGTGAACACTCTGCACCTACCTTCACCCACTGTCTCCCATTTACACAGAGGGTTTTAAGTGTGCTGCCTTCAGCCAGGTGACACACTTGCTTGCACTTTAAGCTTCCTGCCACGATGAGAGTTTGCCCACGCAAGAGTTGTGTTAGCTCTGATACCGGGGCAGcactgaggaaaacacacagtatGCTGCCGTGTTAGActgctgacagagagcttttatttttatttatttgtaactTTTGTAATCTCCACAGACAACAACGTGACCGTCTGTCATAGAGAAAGAATGTGGTTTAGAGACcgatgtttttttctgatgagAAGAAGTAGATGACCTAAGACGTATTCATTAGTGACTATAAGGTTCATTTGTTGAACAGTGTTTTCTACacgtgctgtgtgtgtgggggggtgggttTACATTGCTCATTATGCTACACACAGTATATAGATTAAGACATTTGTGGTATATAGACTTCACTCTTACTTGTGGAGTGGTAAATTCTTTGATCACCTCATTTTTCGGGGTGTGAttgtgctgagtgtgtgtgtgtgtgtgtctgtgtttgtttgcgtgtgtgtgtgtgtttgcgtgtgtgtgtgtgtgtgtgtgtgtgtccttcagatTGTATATACAATGCTTTATTTGACAAGAGGAAATGATGCTATATATATTTAGGATGCAGTATACGTTTTCGTCTATAAACTCCTGTAAAtacatataataaaaacatatcaaCCTGTTATGTGTTATTTTTTGGCTTAAATGTCATCTGATACACACACCTGGGTGAAaagcataaatatacacaatcTATATATGAAAAAAGTGTAAGAGGTAATTTTTTCTGTTGCAAGTTACTCGCTGAATTGTCCAAATTGAGGTTACCGAAAAAACCTTCTACTCCAAAGTATGAGCTTTCATCAGAAACTCCTCTGACCTGGTATGAATAATTTCATGATGCAAAAGCCAGCATGGACCCAGAGGAGGAACCATTGCATGATGATTCATCTTTTTGAATCAGATTTTTGATTTTCCATCCCTGCTGTGTTTCTGCTATTGTGtggattttattattcattttcctGCTAAAGCTGCTGGGGTCAGGAGGGAAAGAATTCACAACCATCATGTCTCGTGTGAAACTGCACTTTGTGTTCTCAGCTGAATGCTAACTCAAGTATCCTGACATGTGAGGACAGCACGAACATCCAAAGTAACAGCAGGATATCTGTGTTCAATAACACAGTTCAAAAACGAGATCTCGCCGTTGTTCCTGGAATCTACAACATTTACATGCCGTTAAGGAAATtaaatttatataaatgtttacatAAGATTTTAGGTGGGAGCAGCACAGTTGTGCGAGGGTTAGCACTGTTGCCATACAGCAGGAAGGTTCCAGGTTCAAATGGTAGCTTGCCAGGGATTTGCTGTGTGCATGTTGCATTTGCTCAATGTGTCTGAGAGGGTTTTCGAAATGTAGAATCTAAATTGTCTtggagtgtgaatggttgtttgtctttgtatactgggattggctccagcttcaCCCataaccctcaaaggataaacagtatacatgatggatggatggatggaatgcTAATATGAAGTTGGAATATTGGAATTTATGGAGTGAAGGTCACAGAATATACTTGAATCTATATaacaaatgaatatttaaatgtatagaaTAGATATTAGAATTTATGGAatgaatgtttaaatatatgGAATGAGAGTTTGCATGAATAGAATGAAATCTGAATATTTGCGTTTAATGTTGAAACATgtggaatgaaaaatgaattagtatattgaatgaaatcttGAATCCAGAGTCCCGATCCCTAtttgctggctggctgcagtataggtcataaatcccacctccttcatgttagtggacagttcatggaccaaaccaaaaagtcaaagtacacctCACATCTTTTTCAGATCTTTGCTGTAATAATAGGACCCCTAACCTTGGACCACGGAGCTTCTTAGTACAAAACTCCAGCCAGAACTCTTGTGTTCATGTTGTATCGTGGCCTTACACAATGCTGCGGCTGCCTCTTTAGCACAAATATTACAGTGGGCTACTAAATTCCTCACCCTGGCCTGTGAATCCTtctgagaggagggagaactCACCTAGCCCCTGACTGTCCCATTCCGACACCAGTCAGTGGTGTGTGCTCCATCTCAGCAAACTCTCTAGTCTTTACATACCACTGGGCCAGAGGTTTTTTTCCCTGCACCCTGGTGTAGCCGTTTAAACAGGGTtttgctcctgtgtgtgtgtgtgtgtgtgtgtgtgtgtgtgtgtgtgtgagagagcccAAAATAACCCAACAACACATGAAGAGATTTTCAGTATTATTTTGATCAATCAAATGTAAAGGTCATCAAAAATATGGTCCGTAAAATAATAATCGAAACCCTACATTGATCACAGAGGTATTGTCAATGTGACatcataaaaaaatcaaaaagaagtCAATCATTATGTCATGCAGAGCATATATAAAGCTTATACAGATTGAAATATACATTtgtaatgaattattttcaccTGAGGGTGGTGCTGGAGAAAAGCTCCCTTATACTGACAACAGGGTGAGATGGTGAACTCTTGTGTGTTCAGTCAATTCGAGTCCCTGTACCCATTGAATGATGTCACTGCAAGTAGACATGTATGTTTTGACCTTTTGGCGGTGTTGGATTTGATGGTGTTAGAATTCTTGGTCATGTGGTCAGAGCACCACATCACTGTAGTTTATAGCATGGTAATCTGGTAATGATATGGACAGAGGCACAGAGCATAGGACAGAGCaatgactgtctgtctgtatgtggaacacatatccCATGAACTGTTCaacttattggcttcacacttgtttATTGGAAATTGCCCCAAGAAAGTGCAGTGCTGAGTTTGGTGTGATTTgttcaatatcaataaaaattgaaaaaaggtttaatcagattgattatttcttttgttttatttcaccttATCAGACTAGCAGAGAAATTTACGACAGTCacaggtgctgatctccatcataACAACAATATTAATAGAATCACTCCCTCTTCAGCAATTggttcaaaatgaaaacactgcagtAGTCATATAAAAAGGTTTCTATATTGTTTCAAAGTTAGCATTGAACTAATCGATATTTTCATATCAAGAATGGATCAATTGAGTATGTGTAGTGTGACGAATTAGAATAATTTATATGATGCATGTATAACCTGGGCTGGAGAAAATCTTTTATCACTGGAACTGTATCTATTGTAAATTCAACTGACTTCAACTGTATTCGTCTCTGCATCTTTCTTCACACAAGGTTAAATTCTTTTACTGTCCCACCGACAGGCAGGAAGCGAAAAGCACACATGGCATACCATCTCACCATGGAGACTTCCTCGCCATCTGCTGTCGTCACTGATGGCGCCACTGGTTCTCATTTGACCCAGACCATACATGTGATGACGACGTTTGTCTGCTCAGGCTGTTTGGTTGGTGTCTATTCAGGGAAATGATCCTTCCACCAGAATTGTTGTACATGAAAGCTGGTGTCCCATGACAACATCTGATTGCTCATTTAACATTTGGGCATTTCAGTAAAATTCATAGCATTAACAGAAAATGACGCGTGGGGAAAATATCTAGGGTATAATGGGTCAGTTTTTCATCCAATGTAATAAGTGAATtattaaaagtaataaatgaaaataataacttgacTAATTcaaagaatgaaaatgaaaaatctaaTATGTACCCTAGTTTTCATGGGTGAAAATTCAGAGTCTCCTCATTTATCAACTCCAACCTGCTTTGTCTGCAGACTCACTCTTTACATTTTCTCACCAGATCCCCCAAATCTGCTCTGGCCAATTAAGATtgggtccaggcttgtcttggACCTGTTCtaagttatgctgctataggcctagaatCTCgggggacacatgacacatggaggtTTCTAGGTTTTTTCCCcttttaaaaaagttttgttttggtagttttccctgactcttgttgagggtttaGGGCAGaagatgtcgcaccttgttataAACCCTATACACAAATTGCGATTTATGAATATGGGGTACACgaataaaatgtgattggtTGATAATACTGATGATACTATGGACTGCAGTCAAGGAGAAAAACAAGTAATGGTTGGTTCTTGTACTACTACTATAAGAAATGAAATGCACGGATTTCCACGGAGATCATCAAACTTCTGACTTTCTATTTCTGCAACACACCACTTCACGATTCCATGACAATCCAATACCTGTGGACTCAGGAGACCTCAAGCATTTAGAATGACTCATTTAATACATTAGTCAGTTAACACTGAGGTGCTTGCCCgcacaagagaaaaaaatagagcCTTAGATGGAAGGATCTCTCTCCATCACAGAGAGGGAGCTTCCAAAACGTGATTGTCTTGGCAGCTTGTGTTGCTGTGATTCTCCACGGCAGTTTGTATTGGCCAAGAATCCAGACTGGAAGTTACAGGTGTTGTCCGGCTTCACAGAAAGCTGTGGCTTTCAGCACAGGCTTGAGAGAGGAACAGGAAATATGTCCGAAATCAACGGGCTGCTCACAGAGATGTGAAAGTTGGTCTCGGGCTCCCACACTGACCACAGCATAGGAAACTCCACCTCAAACCTTCCAAGCACTCTGAAAAAGGATGTATCTAagaggttcctcttcagcacaaTGTGGGACAATAACACGTCTCTGTATGACTTGTTATTGGCTTGTTGTgctgaaaatgaatgtgtggaGCATGACTCACCCTCCTTTAAAAGTGCCACTGCTTTCATGGAACATCTTTTCAGCATATCAACAAAGGATCCTGTTTGGACTGAGAGTTCAGTGTCGAGCAAACAGTGTGACGTCAACACTGATTCAAAGAGCCACCTAAAAAAACTACTCACAACGTGTCTACCACTTGTGCTGCTGTTTCTACTGCTCCCATGCTgcacaaaatatatattgtatgcATCTCATGTTAATGGTTATAATGTCCACTGTCTTAATTGTCtgtgttaaagggatagttcaccgaaaaatggaAATTCTTTAACCAcacaccactatgcagatggacaGTGCGTCAAGAGtttgagaaaacagaaaacttttggagtctcaggggtaaacagcgttgcagccaaatccattTCAATTGAGGTAAAAggcgaccacttcttcaaacttCTAATACTGCTCCTGCGaattcatccaagtgtccgtaagccccggCATTGAAATTCAACTCGAAACAGCGTAATTTACAACCATTTACtagcctaaatgtccgctgtTATCCTTCTAGCCCTCTTAGCGTTTACGTTTGAGTGCACGCACCGCACAAGCTCTCGCCCAAGGGGCGCCAGACAGAATCAGCGAGAACTCCTGATATTGAAGTCCTctgatattttcttctttgttaaaacgttttgaaaaataaactttaagcGTTGCAAGTCACATTAAGCGAGCAGCTCACTCTCTGTTGTGAGGATTGCAAGTTCAGGTATAGGTGCATTCATCATGAGTTCTGCTGATCTTTTTAAATCCACTATAAATAAAACTAAGCTTTTAGTCTGACACACCCTTCTTCACTATAACAGTTTGTTAAAAAGCACCTcgccacatttcattttaattccaACACAACCATGAACATATGAGcacttttgtctgttttctgagTATAAACTGTTGAGACTGTTGTGTGGTATAATCTCAGGAGATCAACAGTTTCAGAAACACTCCAACCAGCAtcacatgttttcatcattcCAACGTTTCATGTGAACATAAACCGCTTCTACTTATCTGACCACCACATGGTTGtcacaactttttaaaataacttgtatTTAATCTACTATGCACTCAGATTAAAGACTCTATGTGCAAGATTTGAAATGCATAGACTTTGAAGACTCCTAGTGGTAGTAACAAAAATAACATATTGCCAGTGTCACTGGGTCAAACCTGTGGGGACACTGAACAATAGTAAAAGGGAATGAATTTGCCTTAAGCAACCAATAGACAGCACTGTTTTCATAGCGTTGATTTCTACACACTTGCCATTGAAAGTGTTAAAAAACGTACACATATTAAACTGCAAATGTTAGTGGTGAAACCTTTAATAGTTGATGGTTGAGATGAATCCATTTGGAAATAATGAGTGTTTATTACTCAGTCACATAATTGAACTGAAACACTGGATGATGCATATCCTTTAATTCATGATGTATCACAGATgtagatgattaaaaaaaactcaaaatccCCTGATCTGTCACTTCATATGTTGTCAGTGCTGACACATCAGTTCCTGAAGTTTCACATCTGGTcatcacttttaaaaataaacggAACAGACATTCTTTAAGGATAATAGATTCCAGTGACTGTtagctgtttgtgtctgtgtttgttttaccaTTAATTGTATCTTCTCTAACCTTGTGTATCAAAGTGTACAGTGACCTGCAATGTCCACAGCATTATGGGATGCTGTCCTCTACTGGAACACAGCTGGAAGTACAGCCTGATAACTCTTCATCTgccctgctgaagtgtcctcgAGCAACAATGACTCTTATACCTTTCAAATTAAACAAGGACATTTTGACcttccttttattttggtattggggatttaaaaaaagatcaaatgctTCCTATTTACTACGTCGTATTTCAAACATTGAATATTCTATCATGGATGATTGTTTGGCTCTATTGCTCTATTAGGCCATTAAATACTATATTAtactcctcacacacacacacacacacacacacacacacacagacaaacacattatgCCCTTTATCATGTGACAGTGTCCAAACTAACATTTACATTACACTaacaattttaaaaaggttGCTTTTAATTATGTACTCAATGTCAACTCATATTGATCTGAATGTATTTTGAGATTTGAATATTGTAGTTTGCGGTCGGATAGATGTGTTATGGTCTAGACACAAATCATGGCCCTGCTTAAACTAATTACAGGAAACCATAGCATAGCTGTATTGATTTGTTAACTCACTCTAGCaagggggggcggggggggtgcAGtggtgttgtcttttttttaggTTAGAACAATGGCCCCTCAAAATGTCTATATACATCCCTGTATTTAGGCCTATGTATCACATGTGAACTATTAAAAATgtacagccacacacacacacacacacacgttttagataaaagtttgatttgatttatttgatttcccTTGGCATCATATATCAAGGTCAAAATCCTGTGCAGATCTTGTGAATGAGTCAATTCCACAATCCTCTGTCTCttgtgtctgcagtgttttttttcccccttaacTTCAACTTGATAAACGCACAGAACTTTGGACAACTGTCCATCCAATTCTTTGGAGTGAGTCAGCTGAATACAGTGTTTTCATCATGTCTAAATCTAACACTAATTAAAGTTCAATTCTGATGAACAAAGTAATGTTGGACATTTATGAAAACTATTTTGATAAACGCATGTCCCCCACAAGTTATCTTATTCAATATGAACTATTAAAAAACCTGGTGAGTTGAATGTAcaatggtcacacacacacacacacacacacacacacacacacacacacacacacacacacacacacagtaacacccTGCGGGGCCGTGCATATTAATAAGCCACTAAAAACTCATAAATCATTTTGACTGAGGCCACGCCCCCCCGCGCTCCTATTGGCCGCTGCACGCCTCACGTCCCTTGCGTCCCCGCCTGCTCATTTAAATAACATCTTGCGCAATTTGATGAATAGTGTCGCTGTCAGAAGCGCCGGAGTCGGACGGAGCAATGGTGACGGGCTGTGCGCACGGAAGAGGCTGCGTCATGTCTGCGCCGCGTAGTTATTAGCGAGGAGCCGGATGTCTGCGGGGGAGAGTTTTCTCAAGTGTTTCCGTCGCCGCGCCGTTGTACGTTGTGCTGGCTTTgccttttattctgaaaagccATGGAGAGCAGGACGCGTGAAGTGTAAaagaagaggagctgctgctgctgctgctgctgctgaactccGGGCGCGTCGCGGTTCCTGTGGATATCCCGCCAGCTCGTGAAAGTTGGAGGCAGGAGGACAAGCTCCGGCTCGACAAGGTAAAACACGGCTCTTCTGCTCTTCTCCCTCCGGCGCGCGCATCACCCGGTGGTAAACACCGTGAGCCATCAGGTTCAACAGTCAGGGACACACAAGAACAGGCTTTTACTTTCGCTTGTAGTTTTACATCGGGCACCAGTGCTCCTCCTAAAGTCCCATTAGGTGACTttgtgcctcctcctcctcctcctcctcctctgggcaCCACACATGGAAATACACGGCCGACACAATGTTAGTGCGTGTAAGTCCATCTCCGCCGTGCATCCGATCATCAGCCACAGACAACATGACTGTGTCACACCGGTGAGTGTGTGCAGGTCAACCTGCTGCAGGTCTGAAAGTTGCTGCAGTCATGTTCAAGTCCTGCAAGTACTTTCTAGAGGAAGTGGAAAgagcgtgtgtgcgcgtgtgtgcgtgtgtgtggtcacaaccccttttttttgtatttacaacTTCACATATGTCAGCAGTAGTATTTGCAAATACTGCAATTGTTCACCTGTAAAATCGATTCAAAACAttacaaatcacattttatttgtatagtccatattgactaaaaacagtttgtcacataGGGTTTAAcctcttaaccctcaacaagagggAAAaacgatttaaaaaaacagaagtcgACGGGTAAAAAAGGTGGAAATCTCAGAGAGAGGAATTCCTCTCCCTGGAAGGACCGAAGTGCATTAGATGTCATGTGAAGAcatcaagaaaataacaatatttacatcatTGATGAGAATATGCAGTGGCTAATATAAATGGAGAGTTGTATCATTGTTTTTATACAAAAGAACacgtctgacagagatgaagggagccgTAATGACAATTGTAATGATAAAGATACAGTATTGCCAGTAGTATATTTGAGTAAGTATATTGTATTGTGTCAAAGCAATATGTGTGTTTAATCCACAGTCAGCTGCTGCAATCTTTCTCACTGGAATTATTGAAAACCTTCATGTCTGACAAGAAATGATCTCTTGAACATAGCGGGGCCAGCTCTTGCACCTGTTTCAGCTGTTGCTCCTCTGTTCCACATGTAGGAGCCTCTAAGGGGCCACATCACAACATGGTGAACAGCCAGGCGTCAGGCATGCCCACGGCCCCCAGGTCATGTGCAGGATGCGGAGGGAAGATCGCAGACCGCTTCCTGCTCTTCTCGATGGAGCGCTACTGGCACACTCGCTGCCTCAAGTGCTCTTGCTGCCAAGCCCAACTGGGGGACATTGGCACCACCTGCTACAGCAAAGGGGGCATGATTCTTTGTCGAAGCGACTACATCAGGTGAGAGCAACTAAGgggtggtggaggaagaggaggaggagaggaagttgCCGGTTTTATATTTTGGAAGCTGCACAGACTGAGcagtcagtgtttttgtgtttgcagactGTTCGGGCACAGCGGGGCGTGCAGCGCCTGCGGCCAGTCGATTCCAGCCAACGAAATGGTAATGAGGGCACAGGGAAATGCTTACCACCTCAAGGTAAATCCCAAGCTCTCACACCAACGCCCTTTTGTCTCCTGCTGCTTGTTTGACAGAAACGTCTGAGATTTGGTGGCAAAAGACGTCGAGATATGTCCCTTTAGTTTTAGAAGAGAAAGCAAatgtcctccatgtttgttgttttgtgctgtCATTTTTagacataatttaaaaaaacattgatcaGTACCAGTTTCTCATAGCAGGTGgcacatttttgtttaaatttttgagaaaggaaaaaaggttCACTTGAACTGATGTGATGCCCATAGTTTAAATGCTGTAAGGAGCtgaatttgtatttgttttctcaccctttctgttttctctgctgctctgcagtgTTTCAGCTGTGCCACCTGTAGAAACAGACTGATGCCTGGCGATCGCTTCCACTACATCAATGGTACAATCTTCTGTGAGCACGACAGACCCGGCGCTGCCTTGCTCAACAGCCACCTGCCTCCACTTCAGAGCAACTCTGTGCTGACAGACCAGAAGGTAAATAAAAAAGGGTTGCTGACATGACACAACGGAGCCTTCTGAATTTACAGCAGAGTGTAAAATCTCTTACATGAATATCTCTGTGCTCTAATGTGAATAATAAAATCTGTTGATTTCCCCTTGGGGAAAAGGGGCTGCAACAGCAGGACATGGTATTAATAGGAGAAAAATCATATGCAGCAATGTGGGTAAAAATGTGATGACGGAAAAGTCGGAGGCGCTATTTTTATAATAAGATCAAGAGTGTTTATGTTACAATGTGTCTGCTCAGGAATGGAAGGAAATTATTAAgttggaaaaataaatagagaaaGAATAGAGGTCAATAActcaagacagaaaaataatgtCCATACAAATTTCAGTTTGCTCAAAGCTCTGTAGCATTGTACAATTTCCGGGTACTTGACTTGAGCGTTTCCATTCCTGCTATGTTATTCTTCTACTCCGCTACATTTCTGGGGAAAAGATGTGCTTTACTCATTTAGTCATCAGTTACTCTACTCATACCTCTGTCTTCTAAATGTATGTAAGATTTAGTAAAATAAGCTCCACCTTGACCAGTTGCTACATTAAAATACAGCTTGCATTacataaataatagtaataataatataataataattcagtattataacataaaataacataaagtGACACACACTATTCTGCTGCTTGGAAACCGAACAAAACATACCTTGAGTATGTACTTCCATAAGCTGCTTGAATTACAATGTTGTTGATGATTAGTATTGTTATAATTTCAATAATTTTTTGCGTCattgtattgtatatatagataaTCCTCAGCagtatattttattgaattttccTCTTTAACCTAAAatgaagtaaagtaaaagtgaaaaatatttcaaaagagaattcctgaaaaagaaagaaaccacCAAAGGGAAACAGCTGTGAGGTTTTATACTCTCACAACCAGAAGGCCACACAGTTGACTGTGAGGTGTTTGTTGTTGCAGTGACCCTGACCCTGttccttctctctgctctgcaggTTTGCTGAGTGGCAGCAGTGCTGCGTGTTGCCCTCGCCTTTTCTCCTGAGCTTCACTTCTCCTCATCGCAACtcctcttctcctgcttctgTCACCTTTGTGGATTTTCATCACAgcctttgcttttttctcttttacccGGAGAGGCCACCGTTTTTCGCCAAGATATCCCCCTCCACATCATAGCAGACTCAATATAGCGCATACAAAGTGACATTTATGTTGTGTTCAATGTTAAAGTGGTCTGTGCATCATGCAAAGATTTGAAGTGTTTGTATGGACTGCATCGGCAAAAGGCTTCGTCAGGACAAAGAGGGAGCTCGAGGAAAAAAATGACGATGAAACCCAGCGCCAACTGGAAGAGGGAACAAAAGATGctcaaatgaatgtttgatggACTGCTGTTACATGACTGTCAAAGCTTTGCTTACGCCATGTGGCATTATTTCCCCTGAGCATCAGTGTTTTTAACGAACtcttgatctctctctctcttgtatATGGTAATCTGAGATCTTACACTCTGAGGattgaatgtaaaaatgtgagGTGCCAGGCAAAATCCAGAGTATCTGAAAATGTCCAATCATGGGAAACCTGTAAATGGGTTCAACCAGAAACTTTTTTTAAGCACTCAAGGAAAACAGAAATCTAAAATTGCTATTACCTGTGATTACTGATATTTCTGATGCCCTGCACAAAGAACTGAAATGATCCAGTGATggttttgcttttttctctGTGGAGTTTTATTTCTCTAGTTGAGTATGTGAAAAATATTTGGAGTTAAAAAATCCTATTAAAAAGATTTTCCTGTAATGTGTTGCAAAGTGAGCTGAGGTCATTTTGTTCCCCCTTAGCAGCCTGAGAGTGACACTGGTTTTGCATGGGAGCTAGCATGTGGCtaactctctcactctctttagCCCTGTATGGTGAAAACATGCCTGATTACCCAGAGGAATGGAATTAGGAGGCTTGAGCTCTGACCATTTACAGAGGCAATTAAACATGAGCCCTGTATCTGTGCTCTTAGAGCTCCTGGGGGGCTGAACTTGGGGCATATCCCGTAGCTGACTGGCTCAGTGGCTGCCTGCCTGCCTCTAATAAAGCCTAATCGGAAAGCAGGCTAATTAAAGGGGAGTGGCCCCCTTTACATCCAGGGCATTTGAAACAATCTGATGTATTTACTGTTTACCATGTTCCAATTAAAGCTCCCACACAGCCCGGGTTGTTTCCCATCACCGCTCTTTGTTCTCTGCCACTCTGCATGGCTTCTGAAAATGATTTTCCTGGGCTGCGTCTAATACGCTCTAACTCAGTGTGTCTTTTTAAAGCTACAAACAAAGTCTCAACATACCAACGGA
Proteins encoded in this window:
- the LOC109639108 gene encoding LIM domain transcription factor LMO4-B, with product MVNSQASGMPTAPRSCAGCGGKIADRFLLFSMERYWHTRCLKCSCCQAQLGDIGTTCYSKGGMILCRSDYIRLFGHSGACSACGQSIPANEMVMRAQGNAYHLKCFSCATCRNRLMPGDRFHYINGTIFCEHDRPGAALLNSHLPPLQSNSVLTDQKVC